In the genome of Vicia villosa cultivar HV-30 ecotype Madison, WI linkage group LG7, Vvil1.0, whole genome shotgun sequence, one region contains:
- the LOC131619857 gene encoding putative disease resistance protein RGA3 has protein sequence MGASIYKCMNVEGNEAAIDPKGVAKDSQKIELCEDEEIIMPVLKLSYQNLSPQPRQCFAHCSLYPKDRVIDKDELIQLWMAQGYLEFSDEKQTMEDIGNHFVNILLMKSFFQDAEVDSDRDLTSFKMHDLMHDLAMQIAGHDCCYLDSETTSVVGSPMHVMFSDAICLLESLDASRVQTLIFENNISGNWYEKELSVISKFKYLRFLKLSYCSISKLCDSIGNLKHLRYLQLWYCAGLEGIFKSISNIVCLQTLILVECRVFEFSTKDVLSLINLRYLHIENLKAFKEKKTTVGFGKLSLGEQYKGFIFTNWLSSLTNIVKIFLRNCQGVQYLQPMERLPFLKYLFIGDLHELEYIYYEESLLSEAFFPSLEVLRIFRCEKLKGWSRIRDENSSQSYHLSFSPCLSYLTIVDCPMLTHMPTFPNLDKKLDFFDCNTDTLEATLNMVKSNSSIGFPPLSLLKFLILGGHELDVKTLPNDWMENLTSLKHLEFYNLPNQTFQEIEAWFEERLNYLPSLQKIKISQCFELEVFPVWICNLSSLQHITISECQILALLPDGMPRLTNLQTLEIIQSPLLVEECRRETSATSLKIAHIPNIILK, from the exons ATGGG GGCAAGTATCTATAAATGCATGAATGTTGAAGGAAATGAAGCTGCAATCGATCCCAAAGGTGTAGCCAAAG ATTCCCAAAAGATTGAATTATGTGAAGATGAAGAAATCATCATGCCAGTGTTGAAACTAAGTTACCAAAACTTGTCGCCTCAACCAAGACAATGTTTTGCTCATTGCTCTTTATATCCTAAGGATCGGGTAATAGATAAGGATGAGTTGATTCAACTTTGGATGGCACAAGGTTATCTTGAATTTTCAGATGAAAAACAGACCATGGAAGACATCGGTAACcattttgtgaatattttattGATGAAGTCATTTTTCCAAGATGCTGAAGTTGATAGTGACCGTGATTTAACTAGTTTTAAAATGCACGATTTAATGCATGATCTTGCCATGCAAATAGCTGGCCATGATTGTTGTTATTTGGATAGTGAGACAACAAGTGTTGTAGGAAGTCCCATGCATGTAATGTTCAGCGATGCTATTTGTTTGTTAGAATCATTGGATGCAAGCAGGGTGCAAACTTTAATTTTCGAGAACAACATTTCAGGAAATTGGTATGAGAAGGAATTGTCtgtaatttcaaaattcaaataccTACGCTTTTTGAAGCTGTCATATTGTTCTATAAGTAAGTTGTGTGATTCAATTGGAAATTTGAAACATTTAAGATATCTTCAGTTGTGGTACTGTGCAGGACTAGAAGGCATTTTCAAATCTATTAGTAACATTGTTTGTCTTCAAACACTTATATTGGTTGAGTGTCGAGTATTTGAATTTTCTACAAAAGATGTCTTAAGTTTAATCAATTTGAGATATCTTCATATTGAAAATTTAAAAGCATTTAAAGAGAAGAAAACAACGGTTGGATTTGGAAAATTAAGCCTGGGGGAGCAGTATAAGGGTTTCATTTTTACCAACTGGCTTTCTTCCCTCACAAACATTGTGAAAATATTTCTTAGGAACTGTCAAGGTGTGCAATATCTCCAACCAATGGAACGTCTCCCATTCCTGAAGTATCTTTTTATAGGCGACCTTCATGAGTTGGAGTACATATATTATGAAGAGTCTCTTTTGTCTGAAGCATTCTTCCCTTCTTTGGAGGTTCTCAGAATTTTTAGATGCGAAAAGTTGAAGGGATGGTCGAGGATAAGGGATGAAAACTCTTCACAATCATATCATCTCTCCTTTTCGCCTTGTCTTTCTTACTTAACTATTGTTGATTGTCCAATGTTGACTCACATGCCTACTTTTCCAAACCTCGACAAGAAATTGGATTTCTTTGATTGTAATACGGACACATTAGAAGCAACATTAAACATGGTAAAATCGAATTCTTCGATTGGATTCCCTCCACTTTCCTTGCTAAAATTCTTGATTCTTGGCGGACACGAGCTGGACGTGAAAACACTCCCAAATGATTGGATGGAAAATCTGACTTCTCTCAAGCATCTTGAATTTTATAATCTTccaaatcaaacatttcaagaAATTGAAGCTTGGTTTGAGGAAAGACTCAATTATCTTCCTTCCCTGCAAAAGATTAAAATTTCTCAATGTTTCGAGCTAGAGGTGTTTCCAGTTTGGATTTGCAACCTCTCGTCACTTCAGCATATAACCATTTCTGAATGTCAAATTTTAGCTTTACTGCCCGATGGAATGCCTCGTCTTACCAACTTACAGACCCTTGAAATCATTCAAAGTCCCCTCTTAGTTGAAGAATGCAGGAGAGAAACAAGTGCAACATCTCTCAAAATTGCTCACATCCCAAACATAATCTTAAAGTGA
- the LOC131618074 gene encoding putative disease resistance protein RGA1: MAEQVPYGVAESLINRLASAAFREFGRIYGVMDELERLKNTVELIKAVLLDAEDKQQQNHAIQIWIRRLKDGVLHPTDDLLDEFLIHDLKHKTDESHNNTMTKVLHSLSPSKIAFRGRMARGIEKIQKKFNDIVKDMTALNLNPNVVGAEQSCNEKRETSSFVLESDIVGREDDKNNIINLLRQPRSNQNVFVVAIVGIGGLGKTALAQLVYNDAEVKDIFEKRMWLCVSDNFDVKTILKKMLESLTKGNIDDMLSLEELQNMLHDNLTGKKYLLVLDDIWNESFEKWAQLRTYLMCGAQDSKVVVTTRSKIVAQTMGVSVPYTLNGLNPIESWSLLKKIITFGDENKGVNQILEPIGMEIAEKCRGVPLAIRTVGGLLQGKSEKKEWITVLQGDFWKLCEDEESIMPVLKISYQNLSPQLRQCFSCCSLYPKDWQIEKNELIQLWMAQGYLEFSDEKQAMEDIGDQFINIFFMKSFFQDARFDGDDKLCRFKMHDLMHDIAMQVAGNDCCYLDSETKRLVGCPMHVMLESDAIGLLESVDASRVRTLIFNNSFLGNGSEKELVLISKFKYLRFLKLLNCSIIKLCDLIGNLKHLRFLKLQHCEGVEGIFKSISSIVCLQTFILTGSQVFEFSIKDFLSVINLRYLYIENLKVFQEKKKTTRGFGKLSLGERYKCLTFSKWLSSLTNIVYVSLYYCKGVHYLSPMERLPFLKSLIIGGLDELEYIYFEEPFLSEEFFASMENLEIINCVNLKGWRRIRDDIIYDDNSSQSCHLSFLPCLSSLTIIQCPMLTHMPTFPNLDKKLVFWDCNMDPLEATLNTVKSNSSIVFPPLSMLEHLELSVPELDVKSFPDNWMQNLTSLKHLKFYNLGYQAFQEIEFWFKDRLNYLPSLQKIVIFDCWLREFPVWICNLSSLQHVSIRSCSLLTSLPDEMRRLANLQTLEIIYCPSLIEECQTETSATWANIAHIPNIFLYSY, from the exons ATGGCTGAACAAGTTCCATATGGTGTTGCTGAAAGCCTCATTAACAG gTTGGCTTCTGCTGCTTTTCGTGAATTTGGGCGGATTTATGGAGTTATGGATGAATTGGAAAGGCTTAAGAATACTGTTGAGCTCATCAAAGCTGTGCTCCTTGATGCTGaagacaaacaacaacaaaatcatgccATACAGATCTGGATAAGACGACTCAAAGATGGTGTGCTTCATCCTACTGATGACTTGCTAGATGAGTTTCTTATTCACGATCTGAAACATAAAACTGATGAATCTCACAACAACACAATGACAAAGGTACTTCATTCCTTATCTCCAAGTAAGATTGCTTTTCGTGGTAGAATGGCCCGTGGGAttgaaaaaatacaaaaaaagttTAATGATATTGTGAAAGATATGACTGCGTTGAATCTAAACCCAAATGTTGTGGGAGCTGAGCAAAGTTGCAATGAAAAgagagaaactagttcttttgTGTTGGAATCGGATATCGTTGGAAGAGAAGATgataaaaacaatattataaacTTGTTGAGGCAACCACGTAGTAATCAAAATGTCTTTGTGGTTGCTATTGTTGGGATTGGTGGTTTGGGGAAGACAGCTCTTGCTCAGTTGGTATACAATGATGCTGAAGTAAAAGATATCTTTGAAAAACGTATGTGGCTATGTGTCTCTGATAACTTTGATGTCAAAACTATTCTTAAGAAAATGTTGGAGTCATTAACCAAAGGCAACATTGATGATATGTTATCATTGGAAGAGTTGCAGAATATGCTTCACGACAATTTAACGGGTAAGAAATACTTGTTAGTCCTAGATGACATTTGGAACGAGAGTTTTGAAAAATGGGCTCAGTTGAGGACTTATTTGATGTGTGGTGCTCAAGACAGTAAGGTTGTTGTGACAACTCGTAGCAAAATTGTAGCACAAACAATGGGTGTAAGTGTCCCATATACTCTAAATGGTTTGAATCCAATAGAATCTTGGAGTTTGTTGAAGAAAATTATCACATTTGGGGATGAGAATAAAGGAGTGAATCAAATTCTTGAGCCAATTGGTATGGAGATAGCAGAAAAGTGCAGGGGTGTTCCACTAGCAATCAGAACGGTGGGAGGCCTATTACAGGGTAAAAGTGAAAAAAAGGAATGGATTACTGTTTTACAAGGTGACTTTTGGAAATTATGTGAAGATGAAGAAAGCATCATGCCAGTGTTGAAAATAAGTTACCAAAACTTGTCGCCTCAACTAAGACAATGTTTTTCTTGTTGCTCTTTATATCCCAAGGATTGGCAAATTGAGAAGAATGAATTGATACAACTGTGGATGGCACAAGGTTATCTTGAATTTTCAGATGAAAAGCAGGCCATGGAAGATATTGGTGACcaattcataaatattttctttatgaAGTCATTTTTCCAAGATGCTCGGTTTGATGGTGATGATAAATTATGTCGCTTTAAAATGCATGACTTAATGCATGATATTGCAATGCAAGTAGCCGGCAATGATTGTTGTTATTTGGATAGTGAGACAAAAAGACTTGTAGGATGTCCCATGCATGTAATGTTGGAAAGTGATGCTATTGGTTTGTTAGAGTCCGTGGATGCAAGTAGGGTGCGGACTTTAATTTTCAACAACAGCTTTTTAGGGAATGGGAGTGAGAAAGAATTGGTTCTTATTTCCAAATTCAAATACCTACGCTTTTTGAAGTTGTTGAATTGTTCTATAATTAAGTTGTGTGATTTAATTGGAAATTTGAAGCATTTAAGATTTCTTAAGTTACAACACTGTGAAGGAGTAGAAGGCATTTTCAAATCTATAAGTAGCATTGTTTGTCTTCAAACATTTATATTGACTGGGAGTCAAGTATTTGAATTTTCTATAAAAGATTTCTTAAGTGTAATCAATTTGAGATATCTTTATATTGAAAATTTAAAAGTGTttcaagagaagaagaagacaaCACGTGGATTTGGAAAATTAAGCCTAGGGGAGCGGTATAAGTGCTTAACTTTTTCCAAGTGGCTTTCTTCACTCACAAACATTGTTTATGTGTCTCTTTATTACTGTAAAGGAGTGCACTATCTTTCACCCATGGAACGTCTTCCGTTCCTAAAGTCCCTAATTATAGGTGGCCTTGATGAATTGGAGTACATATATTTTGAAGAACCCtttttgtctgaagaattcttcgCTTCTATGGAGAACCTCGAAATTATTAATTGTGTAAATCTAAAGGGATGGAGGAGGATAAGGGATGATATCATTTATGATGATAACTCTTCACAATCATGTCATCTCTCCTTTTTGCCTTGTCTTTCTTCTTTAACTATCATTCAATGTCCAATGTTGACTCACATGCCTACTTTTCCAAACCTCGACAAGAAATTGGTTTTCTGGGATTGTAATATGGACCCATTGGAAGCAACATTGAACACGGTAAAATCCAATTCTTCGATTGTATTCCCTCCACTCTCCATGCTCGAACACTTGGAACTTAGCGTACCTGAGCTGGATGTTAAATCATTCCCAGATAATTGGATGCAAAATCTAACTTCTCTCAAGCATCTTAAATTTTAcaatcttggatatcaagcatttcaagaAATTGAATTTTGGTTTAAGGACAGACTCAACTATCTTCCTTCCCTCCAAAAGATTGTAATTTTTGATTGTTGGCTACGTGAATTTCCAGTTTGGATTTGCAACCTATCTTCACTTCAACATGTCTCCATTCGGTCCTGTAGTTTGTTAACTTCACTGCCCGATGAAATGCGTCGCCTTGCCAACTTACAAACCCTAGAAATCATTTATTGCCCCAGTTTAATTGAAGAATGCCAGACAGAAACAAGTGCAACATGGGCCAATATTGCTCACATCCCAAACATATTCTTATATTCTTACTAA